One genomic region from Campylobacter sp. RM16189 encodes:
- the uvrA gene encoding excinuclease ABC subunit UvrA produces the protein MNDTIKITGAREHNLKNINLEIPKNKLVVFTGLSGSGKSTLAFDTLYAEGQRRYIESLSAYARQFLDKVGKPDVDKIEGLTPAIAIDQKTTSKNPRSTVGTITEIYDYLRLLYARVGIQHCHQCGKPISKMSASDIINEISKLPKGAKVVIYAPLVREKKGTWADLIENLRAKGFVRAQIDGVMVRLDEEIELAKTKKHTIKVIVDRLVIDDENLQRLAQDVEKALSESYGEVEIEITNADELNLKEKFIHYSEHMACFDCKISFTPLEPLSFSFNSPKGACEHCDGLGIRYSLDMNKIIDEEKSVETGAIKLLYGYNMSYYYKFLLAFCEQNGIDTKKPYFELSEDEKRLVLYGNAKEVEFFWKRHKIARKFEGAVKISYDLLKDSKDFGEYMSERGCSNCGGHRLRPQSLAVRVAGLGIGEILDMSIENCVAFFSDSSKFDYLSEQDGMIASPILKEINERLYFLYDVGLGYLSLGRDARTISGGEAQRIRIASQIGSGLSGVMYVLDEPSIGLHERDTLKLIKTLRNLQSKGNSVIVVEHDKKTIEEADFVVDIGPAAGKFGGEIIFSGDVKSLMQTNTSTALYLSGEKNINYQKNRKQEKWIEISNVNINNISNLSAKFPLRNLVGITGVSGSGKSSLILQTLLPEAQEQLNRARKVKKIAGVNLSGLENLDKVIYLDQSPIGRTPRSNPATYTGVMDEIRNLFAQTKEAKLRGYKIGRFSFNVKGGRCEKCQGEGEIKIEMHFLPDVMVVCDACNGSRYNAQTLEILYKGKSIADVLNMSIDEAIEFFKAVPKIYAKLKTLQDVGLGYITLGQNATTLSGGEAQRVKLSKELGRSDTGNTLYILDEPTTGLHFADVDRLTQVLHHLVELGNSVFVIEHNMDVIKNCDYIVDMGPEGGSKGGKIIAVGSVKEVAKNHKKTGSYTGKFLAEELEDMKAKKGKKDAKSAQ, from the coding sequence ATGAACGATACAATCAAAATCACAGGTGCCCGCGAGCACAACTTAAAAAATATAAATTTAGAAATTCCAAAAAACAAATTAGTAGTTTTTACGGGGCTTTCAGGCTCTGGCAAGAGCACTTTGGCCTTTGATACGCTTTATGCCGAGGGACAAAGACGATATATCGAGAGTCTTTCTGCTTATGCAAGGCAGTTTTTGGATAAAGTCGGAAAGCCTGATGTGGATAAGATCGAAGGACTAACGCCTGCAATCGCAATCGATCAAAAAACCACAAGCAAAAACCCTCGCTCTACAGTCGGCACAATAACCGAAATTTACGACTATCTGAGGTTGCTTTATGCGCGCGTTGGGATTCAGCATTGTCATCAGTGCGGCAAGCCTATATCAAAGATGAGTGCAAGCGATATCATAAACGAAATTTCAAAGCTTCCTAAGGGCGCTAAAGTAGTGATTTACGCTCCGCTTGTGCGAGAAAAAAAGGGAACTTGGGCGGACTTAATCGAAAATTTGCGCGCAAAAGGCTTCGTAAGAGCCCAAATAGACGGTGTGATGGTAAGGCTTGATGAGGAAATCGAGCTAGCTAAAACTAAAAAGCACACCATAAAAGTCATAGTCGATCGCTTGGTTATCGATGATGAAAACCTTCAGCGTCTGGCTCAAGACGTAGAGAAGGCTTTGAGCGAGAGTTACGGCGAAGTCGAGATCGAGATAACTAATGCCGACGAGTTAAATTTAAAAGAGAAATTTATACATTACAGCGAGCATATGGCTTGTTTTGATTGCAAAATTTCATTTACTCCGCTAGAGCCGCTTAGTTTTAGTTTCAACTCTCCAAAAGGAGCTTGCGAGCATTGCGACGGGCTTGGAATTCGCTACAGCCTTGATATGAATAAGATAATAGACGAGGAAAAAAGCGTAGAAACCGGCGCTATCAAGCTACTTTACGGCTACAATATGAGCTATTATTATAAATTTCTGCTTGCATTTTGCGAACAAAACGGCATCGACACCAAAAAGCCATATTTTGAGCTAAGTGAAGATGAAAAGCGACTTGTGCTTTACGGCAATGCAAAAGAGGTTGAGTTTTTCTGGAAAAGACACAAGATAGCGCGTAAATTTGAAGGTGCAGTAAAGATTAGCTACGATTTATTAAAAGACTCCAAGGATTTTGGCGAGTATATGAGTGAAAGAGGCTGCTCAAACTGCGGCGGACACAGGCTTAGACCTCAATCTTTAGCTGTGCGCGTAGCGGGGCTTGGGATCGGTGAAATTTTGGATATGAGTATAGAAAATTGCGTTGCGTTTTTCTCAGACTCTAGCAAATTTGACTACCTAAGCGAGCAAGATGGCATGATAGCTTCGCCTATCTTAAAAGAGATAAACGAGCGACTTTATTTTCTTTATGACGTGGGGCTTGGCTATCTCTCGCTTGGGCGGGACGCGCGCACGATTAGCGGCGGAGAAGCGCAAAGAATTCGTATCGCAAGCCAGATAGGAAGCGGGCTAAGCGGCGTTATGTACGTGCTTGATGAGCCAAGTATCGGACTTCATGAAAGAGATACTTTAAAGCTTATTAAGACTCTTAGAAATTTGCAGTCAAAAGGCAACTCCGTAATCGTGGTAGAGCATGATAAAAAGACGATAGAGGAGGCTGATTTTGTAGTTGATATCGGTCCTGCAGCGGGTAAATTCGGAGGCGAGATTATATTTAGCGGTGATGTAAAAAGCCTTATGCAAACCAACACCTCAACAGCTTTATATCTAAGCGGCGAGAAAAACATCAACTATCAAAAAAACAGAAAACAAGAGAAGTGGATAGAAATTTCAAACGTAAATATCAACAATATCTCAAATTTAAGCGCCAAATTTCCGCTTAGAAATTTAGTCGGTATTACGGGCGTTTCGGGCTCGGGCAAAAGCTCGCTCATACTTCAAACCCTGCTTCCTGAAGCGCAAGAGCAGCTAAATAGAGCTAGAAAAGTTAAAAAGATAGCGGGCGTGAATTTAAGCGGACTTGAAAATTTAGATAAAGTTATCTACCTTGACCAAAGCCCGATAGGCCGCACGCCACGCTCAAATCCTGCGACATATACGGGCGTGATGGACGAGATAAGAAATCTCTTTGCGCAGACTAAGGAAGCAAAGCTTAGAGGCTATAAGATCGGGCGTTTTAGCTTTAATGTCAAGGGCGGCAGGTGCGAGAAGTGCCAAGGTGAGGGCGAGATAAAGATAGAGATGCACTTTTTGCCCGATGTGATGGTGGTTTGTGATGCTTGTAACGGCTCTAGATATAATGCTCAGACGTTAGAAATTTTATACAAAGGCAAGAGTATTGCAGATGTGCTAAATATGAGTATCGATGAGGCGATAGAGTTTTTTAAAGCGGTTCCTAAAATTTACGCTAAACTTAAAACCCTGCAAGACGTCGGGCTTGGCTACATCACGCTTGGGCAAAACGCAACTACGCTAAGCGGCGGCGAAGCTCAGCGCGTGAAGCTCTCAAAGGAGCTTGGCAGAAGTGATACTGGAAATACGCTTTATATACTTGATGAGCCTACAACGGGGCTTCACTTTGCCGATGTCGATCGCCTTACACAAGTGCTTCATCATCTAGTCGAGCTTGGGAATTCGGTATTTGTGATCGAGCATAATATGGACGTGATTAAAAATTGCGATTATATCGTTGATATGGGACCTGAAGGCGGTAGCAAGGGTGGCAAGATCATAGCCGTAGGAAGCGTAAAAGAGGTGGCTAAAAATCACAAAAAAACAGGCTCTTACACGGGTAAATTTTTAGCCGAGGAGCTTGAGGATATGAAGGCTAAAAAGGGCAAAAAAGATGCAAAGAGCGCTCAGTGA
- a CDS encoding DJ-1/PfpI family protein: MQQINILLFDDYTSLDALGPLEVLSRLKQHYEIDYFSLDGKAVKGSINTQILTRKISEIKSHDILLVPGGFATRALINDERFLSELSNLANASKIVLSVCTGSVLLACAGCLKGKRATSNKSSWEFVTASSKDVEWIKPARWVKDGKFYTSSGVAAGIDMALGFVAEIHGIKTARDIAKSMEYIWNEDRNFDPFA; this comes from the coding sequence ATGCAGCAGATAAATATCTTGCTTTTTGACGACTATACAAGTCTTGACGCGCTTGGACCGCTTGAAGTGCTTTCAAGGCTTAAGCAGCACTATGAGATAGACTATTTTTCACTTGACGGAAAAGCGGTTAAAGGCTCCATAAACACGCAAATTTTAACTCGCAAAATAAGCGAGATAAAAAGCCATGATATCCTGCTGGTACCTGGTGGATTTGCGACAAGAGCACTTATAAATGATGAGCGGTTTTTAAGCGAATTAAGCAATTTGGCTAACGCCAGCAAGATAGTTTTAAGCGTCTGCACGGGCTCGGTTTTGCTCGCTTGCGCAGGATGTTTAAAGGGCAAAAGAGCCACTAGCAACAAGTCATCTTGGGAATTTGTAACAGCATCAAGCAAAGACGTGGAGTGGATAAAGCCTGCCAGATGGGTAAAGGACGGCAAATTTTACACTTCAAGCGGAGTTGCGGCAGGCATTGATATGGCGCTTGGTTTTGTGGCTGAAATTCACGGAATAAAAACTGCGCGAGATATCGCAAAATCCATGGAATACATCTGGAATGAAGATAGAAATTTCGATCCGTTTGCGTGA
- a CDS encoding class I SAM-dependent methyltransferase: MKEIQDSYDNLPYFSSAFPECSPLRMEAVASFLSFAPPSSKSAKVLEIGCSYGGNIFPFAIANPDAKVVGIDLSEVQINKAKELAKQMRVDNIKFIQKDICELSDEDVKEFGEFDYIICHGVYSWVPDAVKDAILKSIKKLLSKNGIAYVSYNVYPGWKIKDIIRDFLIFGTKELKDESEIVKANKAKELLTVFKEYMKFCSQDGVKADFMNAKLLLEHIEGIEKVKSDSYIVHEYLEFFNNPIYFKDFAKNLDDNELTYLTDVNLDDVFKADLGLEGFDEYINANFTNRIDKEQAIDFFTNKVFRKSLIVHKELIGEDFHVDIGPSELSKLHLVATFTKDKDGNYVSITNQQMKSNYNWLYQVFSEVFPASINFAQVAELLKDNENSLKSAYMGFMEILSADCALFSLHEKPKIAYEHGKTRLKERIRGYFEYFSAEDNPVIMNANEFNNMLDLSNFDAFIALKFNGKNTIEDIINQTAKFAKERGLSFTLTSDNSQVKTQTKKEFDKAVKDYIKDLENKLTSAYLFENI, from the coding sequence ATGAAAGAAATTCAAGATTCCTACGACAATCTCCCCTATTTTTCAAGCGCATTTCCAGAATGCTCTCCGCTAAGAATGGAAGCCGTGGCTTCGTTTTTATCATTTGCTCCGCCAAGTAGCAAAAGCGCAAAAGTCCTAGAGATAGGGTGTAGCTATGGTGGGAATATATTTCCTTTTGCTATAGCAAATCCGGATGCCAAAGTTGTCGGCATAGATCTAAGTGAAGTTCAGATAAATAAAGCAAAAGAGCTTGCAAAACAGATGCGTGTGGATAATATAAAATTTATCCAAAAGGATATCTGTGAGTTAAGCGATGAGGATGTAAAAGAATTTGGCGAATTTGACTATATCATCTGCCATGGAGTTTATAGCTGGGTTCCTGATGCGGTAAAAGACGCAATACTAAAAAGTATCAAGAAGCTTCTTAGCAAAAACGGTATCGCCTATGTAAGCTATAACGTCTATCCGGGCTGGAAAATAAAAGATATCATCAGGGATTTTTTGATATTTGGAACAAAAGAATTAAAAGATGAAAGCGAAATAGTAAAAGCAAACAAAGCAAAGGAGCTTTTAACGGTTTTTAAAGAGTATATGAAATTTTGCTCTCAAGACGGTGTGAAAGCCGATTTTATGAACGCAAAGCTGCTGCTTGAGCACATTGAAGGAATAGAGAAAGTAAAATCAGATTCTTATATAGTGCATGAGTATTTGGAATTTTTTAATAATCCTATCTACTTTAAAGATTTTGCAAAAAATCTTGACGATAATGAGCTTACTTACTTAACGGATGTAAACCTTGATGACGTGTTTAAGGCTGATCTTGGACTGGAAGGCTTTGATGAGTATATAAATGCAAATTTTACAAATAGGATAGATAAAGAGCAGGCTATTGATTTTTTCACGAATAAGGTATTTAGAAAAAGTCTCATCGTACACAAAGAGCTAATAGGAGAGGATTTTCACGTAGATATAGGTCCTAGCGAACTTAGTAAACTGCATCTGGTTGCAACATTTACCAAAGACAAAGACGGCAATTACGTTAGCATCACAAATCAACAGATGAAATCAAACTACAACTGGTTATATCAGGTGTTTAGCGAGGTATTTCCGGCAAGTATAAATTTCGCTCAAGTTGCCGAGCTTTTAAAAGACAATGAAAACTCTCTTAAGTCCGCATATATGGGCTTTATGGAAATTTTATCCGCAGATTGCGCGTTATTTAGCCTTCATGAAAAGCCAAAAATAGCCTATGAGCACGGCAAAACCAGATTAAAAGAGCGCATTAGAGGATATTTTGAATATTTTAGCGCGGAAGATAATCCTGTAATAATGAATGCCAATGAGTTTAACAATATGCTGGATTTATCAAATTTCGATGCATTTATAGCGCTTAAATTTAATGGCAAAAATACAATCGAAGATATCATAAACCAAACCGCAAAATTTGCCAAAGAACGCGGTCTTAGCTTTACGCTTACGAGCGATAATTCGCAAGTAAAAACTCAAACCAAAAAGGAATTTGACAAAGCCGTTAAAGACTATATAAAAGATCTTGAAAACAAGCTAACCTCAGCTTATTTGTTTGAAAATATTTAA
- a CDS encoding DNA alkylation repair protein, producing MGKDKELKDIQRKGARSISEIPIEILERLNSGEIQTANLTEWLAVDQEILLANVLAQINKSEFLEQILAQVKSLKNKSANSVSKTIGAELFKLASADKSEQILKAISTHRSDTVRCWAAYMTACDESLDISATLNAIKPFAADSHFGVREIAWLCVRGQVISNLDESIEILSKFALDEDANIRRFASEATRPRGVWCEHISVLKAEPWRALAILEPLKSDSSKYVQDSVANWLNDASKTQAEFVRAICARWSEQSKSKQTAYIVKRALRTLKKSDDI from the coding sequence GTGGGAAAAGATAAAGAGCTAAAAGACATCCAGCGCAAAGGCGCAAGATCGATTAGTGAAATTCCTATCGAAATTTTAGAGCGGTTAAATTCAGGCGAGATACAAACTGCAAATTTGACCGAGTGGCTTGCCGTAGATCAAGAAATTTTGCTTGCAAATGTGCTGGCGCAAATAAATAAAAGCGAATTTTTAGAGCAAATTTTAGCTCAGGTTAAAAGCCTTAAAAACAAAAGCGCAAATTCCGTCAGCAAGACGATCGGTGCCGAGCTTTTTAAGCTTGCAAGCGCGGATAAAAGCGAACAAATTTTAAAAGCTATTAGCACACACAGATCTGATACGGTGAGGTGTTGGGCGGCTTATATGACGGCTTGCGATGAAAGCCTTGATATAAGCGCTACTCTTAACGCTATAAAGCCGTTTGCCGCAGACTCTCACTTCGGCGTTAGAGAGATCGCTTGGCTTTGCGTGAGAGGTCAAGTCATCTCAAATTTGGACGAAAGCATAGAAATTCTCTCAAAATTTGCACTTGATGAAGACGCTAATATCAGGCGATTTGCAAGCGAGGCTACAAGACCGCGCGGAGTTTGGTGCGAGCATATATCGGTACTCAAAGCCGAGCCTTGGCGCGCACTAGCTATACTTGAACCGCTTAAAAGCGATAGCTCAAAATATGTGCAAGATAGCGTGGCAAACTGGCTAAACGACGCGAGCAAAACGCAAGCTGAATTTGTGCGTGCAATTTGCGCTCGGTGGAGCGAGCAAAGCAAAAGCAAGCAGACCGCATATATCGTAAAAAGAGCGCTTAGAACGCTTAAGAAAAGCGATGACATATAA
- a CDS encoding formate--tetrahydrofolate ligase produces MNSIIALGKANLPVCIVKNQYSFSSDPKFLGRARDFSFELRAGSGFIVIINYVNTRA; encoded by the coding sequence ATGAATAGCATAATAGCTTTAGGCAAGGCAAATTTGCCCGTTTGTATCGTAAAAAATCAATACAGCTTCAGCTCAGATCCAAAATTTCTAGGCAGAGCTAGAGATTTTAGCTTTGAGCTTCGTGCAGGAAGCGGATTTATCGTGATTATAAACTATGTTAATACCAGAGCTTAG
- a CDS encoding pyrimidine dimer DNA glycosylase/endonuclease V, whose amino-acid sequence MRLWTISPVYLDAKGLVALWREALLAKHVLNGLTKGYKNHPQLDRFYAHDNPKELINAYLQEVYDEASKRGYKFDKNKIGAFNSQNLSPVQVTSGQIEYEFAFLQEKLKVRDALMYERNLRVSEVRIMSLFKAVNGDVEPWEKIKS is encoded by the coding sequence ATGAGACTTTGGACGATCAGCCCTGTTTATCTGGACGCAAAAGGTTTGGTAGCGCTATGGAGGGAGGCGCTTTTAGCAAAGCATGTTTTAAATGGGCTTACAAAGGGGTATAAAAACCATCCGCAGCTTGATAGATTTTACGCGCATGACAATCCCAAAGAGCTTATAAATGCCTATTTGCAAGAGGTTTATGACGAGGCCTCAAAAAGAGGATATAAATTTGACAAAAACAAGATAGGCGCCTTTAACAGCCAGAATTTATCGCCGGTGCAAGTTACCAGCGGTCAGATAGAGTATGAATTTGCGTTTTTGCAAGAGAAGCTAAAGGTGCGAGACGCCCTGATGTATGAGCGAAATTTACGCGTGAGTGAGGTTAGGATAATGAGTCTTTTTAAAGCTGTAAATGGAGATGTAGAGCCGTGGGAAAAGATAAAGAGCTAA